A window of the Trichoplusia ni isolate ovarian cell line Hi5 chromosome 4, tn1, whole genome shotgun sequence genome harbors these coding sequences:
- the LOC113493237 gene encoding coiled-coil domain-containing protein 43, with product MATAKSDFEPWLSEKLRSLKTDEGVFGSYISGILESEDSVDDKKDALEGILSEIVEKDISVHIDEIIEKWESCRPTEETPKPATDVDIQLAKLLESQVPATTTRREYTDEEKKIREAILSQYSQLSDNEEDVVNEEVSSEGPDLVKNTNAADVHAAARERREQAKLEAQKKKDKDKEDREKQKQLKEEKKEKRKTQKGERKR from the exons ATGGCGACGGCAAAGAGTGACTTTGAGCCGTGGCTAAGTGAAAAGTTGAGGTCGCTGAAAACTGATGAAGGGGTTTTTGGATCATACATATCAGGTATATTAGAAAGCGAAGATAGCGTGGATGACAAAAAAGACGCCTTAGAAGGCATACTATCTGAGATAGTG GAAAAAGACATCTCAGTTCACATAGATGAGATAATTGAGAAATGGGAATCATGTCGGCCAACGGAAGAAACTCCAAAGCCTGCAACGGACGTAGACATTCAGTTAGCCAAATTGTTAGAATCTCAAGTGCCAGCTACAACCACACGGCGAGAATATACCGATGAAGAAAAAAAGATTCGCGAAGCTATATTGTCCCAGTACAGTCAGCTTTCTGATAATGAG GAAGACGTTGTAAACGAAGAGGTTTCTTCTGAAGGCCCAGATctagttaaaaatacaaatgctGCGGATGTACATGCGGCAGCACGTGAGCGTCGTGAACAAGCCAAACTTGAAgctcaaaagaaaaaagataagGATAAGGAAGACAG agaaaaacaaaagcaattaaaggaagaaaagaaagaaaagcgCAAAACACAGAAAGGTGAAAGGAAAAGGTAG